The following proteins are co-located in the Silene latifolia isolate original U9 population chromosome 1, ASM4854445v1, whole genome shotgun sequence genome:
- the LOC141649675 gene encoding secreted RxLR effector protein 161-like, translated as MDWGLHYSKSPCILEGYCDANWVSDNDEIHYTSGYVFTLASGALSLKSSKQSCIAKSTMEYEFIALALAGQEAEWLTNLLADIPLWGRPAPSILMHSDSQAAIGVVGNQAHNGKRRHIRLRTCYSEESDQK; from the coding sequence ATGGATTGGGGTTTACACTATTCCAAATCTCCATGTAttttagaaggatattgtgatgctaaTTGGGTATCTGATAATGATGAGATTCATTATACTAGTGGATATGTGTTTACTTTGGCTAGCGGTGCTCTTTCTTTGAAATCTTCTAAACAAAGTTGTATTGCAAAATCAACAATGGAATATGAGTTTATTGCTTTAGCGTTGGCAGGTCAGGAAGCCGAATGGCTAACGAACCTATTAGCAGACATTCCATTATGGGGGAGACCGGCTCCATCAATTTTAATGCATTCCGATTCTCAAGCAGCCATTGGCGTGGTAGGCAATCAAGCTCACAACGGAAAGAGGAGACATATACGCTTGAGGACATGCTATAGTGAGGAATCTGATCAGAAATAA